From a region of the uncultured Draconibacterium sp. genome:
- a CDS encoding lysophospholipid acyltransferase family protein: MSKKKTDNQRSSGFFKHPGKWAVAVVLKAVAMLPFGGLYFLSEVLYLLIKGLVKYRSEVIIDNLIHAFPEKSASEILQLRNKFYRYFCDVSLESIKLYRLSEKELKRRVSFVGTEALNKLAEKRNGAILLAFHYNNWEWSGALQQQLNCKLLMVYNKMRDNEPMDKFLQKAREKWGGEAVQMGRAAKVTFRYFAKKEPAVVGLIADQSALASSQLWAMFLNREAAFFQGPLTIARKTNQPVFFQEVVRLARGKYECRYSLLVEDPSKLNANEILLRYIEKMEEVIKSNPEYYLWSHKRWKHKRPEGTALIQ, encoded by the coding sequence ATGAGCAAAAAGAAAACAGACAATCAAAGATCTTCAGGATTTTTCAAACATCCCGGGAAATGGGCTGTGGCTGTAGTGTTAAAAGCAGTTGCAATGCTTCCGTTTGGGGGGTTGTATTTTTTGTCGGAAGTGTTGTACCTCCTGATAAAAGGCCTTGTAAAGTACCGTAGCGAAGTTATCATCGATAATTTAATTCACGCATTTCCGGAGAAAAGTGCCAGTGAGATTCTTCAGCTTCGGAATAAGTTTTACCGCTATTTTTGCGATGTATCGTTAGAAAGTATTAAGCTTTATCGTTTGTCGGAAAAGGAGTTGAAAAGGCGTGTAAGCTTTGTTGGAACTGAGGCGCTTAACAAGTTAGCCGAAAAACGCAATGGCGCTATTTTGCTGGCTTTCCATTACAATAACTGGGAATGGTCGGGGGCATTGCAGCAACAATTAAATTGTAAGCTGTTGATGGTGTATAACAAAATGCGCGACAACGAACCCATGGACAAATTTCTGCAGAAAGCGCGTGAGAAGTGGGGTGGAGAAGCTGTTCAGATGGGGCGTGCTGCAAAAGTAACGTTCCGGTATTTTGCAAAGAAAGAGCCGGCGGTAGTCGGATTAATTGCCGACCAGAGTGCTTTGGCCAGCTCGCAACTGTGGGCCATGTTTCTGAATCGTGAAGCGGCTTTTTTTCAAGGGCCTTTAACCATTGCACGAAAAACAAATCAGCCTGTGTTTTTTCAGGAAGTGGTGAGATTGGCGCGAGGGAAATATGAATGTCGGTATTCGTTGCTTGTTGAAGATCCATCGAAACTAAATGCCAATGAAATTTTATTGCGCTACATCGAAAAAATGGAGGAAGTGATAAAATCGAATCCGGAGTATTATCTTTGGAGCCACAAACGATGGAAGCACAAACGCCCGGAGGGCACAGCTTTAATTCAATAG
- a CDS encoding glycerophosphodiester phosphodiesterase family protein: MKTTLTLIFLLAGITTMAQNTFIAHRGASYLAPENTVASANLAWELGADAVEVDVHMTKDNRVIVIHDKDTKRTCYGKTNLSIAKTPSILLRDLDAGVWKGEEFKGEKLPFLSEIIETVPAGKTLVVEIKAGGDEIIPEIRRVVDNSNKKEQIVFISFGWKTIVATHKEFPDNKCYWLSSLKPGLKKKMETAAAEGLTGVNLKHSIIDEEIMAQAKSLNLEVLSWTIDDPEEAQRLTNIGVTGITTNRPKWLKEQMSK, from the coding sequence ATGAAAACAACACTTACCCTGATTTTTCTTTTAGCAGGAATTACAACAATGGCTCAAAATACATTTATTGCTCACCGTGGCGCGTCATATCTGGCACCCGAAAATACAGTAGCTTCGGCAAATCTGGCCTGGGAACTGGGTGCAGATGCTGTTGAAGTGGATGTGCATATGACGAAAGACAACCGCGTAATCGTTATTCACGACAAAGACACCAAACGTACCTGCTACGGAAAAACAAACCTTTCCATTGCCAAAACGCCATCGATTTTGTTACGCGATCTGGATGCCGGAGTGTGGAAAGGGGAAGAATTTAAAGGCGAGAAATTACCCTTCCTCTCTGAAATTATTGAAACGGTTCCTGCTGGCAAAACGCTGGTAGTTGAAATTAAAGCCGGAGGTGATGAAATTATTCCGGAAATACGCCGGGTTGTTGACAACAGCAATAAAAAGGAACAGATTGTGTTTATCAGTTTTGGCTGGAAAACCATAGTTGCAACACATAAAGAATTTCCCGATAATAAATGTTACTGGCTAAGCTCTCTTAAACCGGGTTTAAAGAAAAAAATGGAAACGGCTGCAGCCGAAGGACTCACCGGCGTTAACTTAAAACATTCAATTATCGACGAGGAGATTATGGCACAAGCCAAAAGTCTTAATCTGGAAGTTCTTTCGTGGACCATCGACGATCCGGAAGAAGCCCAACGCCTTACCAACATTGGCGTAACCGGAATTACAACCAATCGCCCCAAGTGGTTAAAAGAACAGATGAGTAAATAA
- a CDS encoding class I SAM-dependent methyltransferase, with protein MLETGFVYSTIIDPLLGNLRKRLTLEIKKGDTVIDIACGTGAQLLELAAKAKSVTGVDLSESMVRYSTNNAKKKKVPNATFVVGDATDLSVFYQQKFDVAILSMALHQFDPDLHKIILGEVKKVAEKIVVLDYAVPLPKNYVGVGSKVAEFLAGIEHNRNFKGYSQAGGLATILPANGFAIKRSKFIGKGAFQLVVAHNHSV; from the coding sequence ATGTTGGAAACCGGCTTTGTATATAGCACAATTATCGATCCGCTGCTCGGAAACCTGCGTAAACGGCTGACTCTGGAGATTAAAAAGGGCGATACCGTAATTGATATTGCCTGTGGAACCGGCGCGCAGTTGTTGGAGCTTGCTGCCAAAGCAAAATCCGTAACCGGCGTTGATCTTTCCGAATCGATGGTGCGTTATTCCACCAACAACGCCAAAAAGAAAAAGGTTCCCAACGCTACGTTTGTTGTTGGCGATGCCACCGATCTTAGTGTTTTTTATCAGCAGAAATTTGATGTGGCTATTCTTTCTATGGCATTGCACCAGTTTGATCCGGACTTGCACAAAATTATTCTGGGTGAGGTGAAAAAGGTGGCTGAGAAAATTGTTGTGCTGGATTATGCCGTTCCCTTGCCCAAAAATTATGTGGGTGTTGGCAGTAAAGTCGCCGAGTTTTTGGCAGGGATCGAGCACAACCGTAATTTTAAAGGCTATTCACAAGCAGGTGGTTTGGCAACTATTTTGCCTGCAAACGGATTTGCGATTAAACGATCGAAATTCATTGGTAAAGGAGCGTTCCAATTAGTTGTTGCACATAATCATTCCGTGTAG
- a CDS encoding ChaN family lipoprotein — protein MKNFLILSTLSLFLFSSFKSDKPAYLLYNKDGKPVKYEKMLKQMEDADIVLFGELHDNPISHWLQLEITKDLYKQNGKNLVLGAEMFESDNQVIMDEYLSGKISNRNFEDEIRLWPNYETDYKPLVEFAKDSGLYFVATNVPRRYASLVNSKGFEGLEELSDEAKAFLPPLPVVYDSTLNCYASMMNMEGMGSHVTANFPKAQAIKDATMAHFILKNWEPGKVLLHYHGAYHSQNYESIYWYLKHEKPELKILTIHSVTQDDISELKEKNTVAADFTICVDEDMTRTR, from the coding sequence ATGAAGAACTTTCTGATTCTAAGTACTCTCTCTTTGTTTTTATTCTCCTCGTTCAAATCAGATAAGCCTGCTTACCTCCTTTATAATAAAGATGGAAAGCCGGTGAAATATGAAAAAATGCTGAAGCAAATGGAAGACGCCGACATCGTTTTGTTTGGCGAATTGCATGATAATCCTATTTCGCACTGGTTACAATTGGAAATCACCAAAGACCTGTATAAGCAAAACGGTAAAAACCTGGTTTTGGGTGCCGAAATGTTTGAAAGCGATAACCAGGTGATTATGGATGAATACTTGTCGGGAAAAATATCGAACCGAAATTTTGAAGACGAAATACGTTTGTGGCCCAATTATGAAACCGATTACAAACCTTTGGTGGAGTTTGCCAAAGACAGCGGCCTTTATTTTGTGGCCACCAACGTTCCGCGCCGTTATGCATCTTTGGTTAATTCAAAAGGATTTGAAGGGCTGGAAGAACTTTCTGACGAAGCCAAAGCGTTTTTACCGCCGCTACCGGTGGTTTACGATTCAACACTAAATTGTTATGCCAGCATGATGAATATGGAAGGCATGGGAAGCCATGTTACGGCAAATTTCCCGAAAGCACAAGCCATAAAAGATGCTACAATGGCACACTTTATATTGAAAAACTGGGAGCCGGGAAAAGTACTTTTGCATTACCACGGAGCTTATCACTCGCAAAATTATGAAAGTATTTACTGGTACCTGAAACATGAAAAACCGGAACTGAAAATTCTTACGATACATTCGGTAACTCAAGATGACATTTCGGAATTAAAAGAAAAGAATACGGTTGCTGCCGATTTTACGATCTGTGTGGATGAGGATATGACAAGGACACGTTAA
- a CDS encoding LuxR C-terminal-related transcriptional regulator, with amino-acid sequence MSQNNMDNTSLNRIKQAWEANKAIHPVKSELYLNIIEQVVNIFTPGSFYYYIMNFETLEMDYVDSRIETVLGVDTKDWSLERLFELVHPEDQEQMHRKEAKAIEFTLNRISKEEILKYKVVYLLRLRHANGNYKTILQQSKALTLSEDGKVQHVLGIHTDVTHLNMEIDHKISFIGDGVPSYYSLSTDDDFHPEEIDYHTLFTSREIEILGNIAKGKTFGEIAEILNISPHTINTHKKNILKKTDCNNTTELIARCVREGVI; translated from the coding sequence ATGTCACAGAACAACATGGACAATACAAGTTTAAACAGAATAAAACAAGCATGGGAGGCTAACAAAGCTATACACCCGGTTAAATCGGAATTGTACCTAAACATCATTGAACAGGTAGTAAATATATTTACTCCCGGAAGTTTCTATTATTACATCATGAACTTCGAAACCTTAGAAATGGATTACGTTGATTCACGGATAGAAACAGTTTTAGGAGTAGACACCAAAGACTGGAGCCTTGAAAGATTGTTTGAGCTGGTACACCCCGAAGATCAGGAGCAAATGCACCGCAAGGAAGCAAAAGCAATAGAATTTACGCTTAACCGAATTTCGAAAGAAGAAATATTAAAATATAAAGTGGTTTATCTTTTACGTCTGCGTCATGCAAATGGAAATTACAAAACCATATTACAGCAGTCAAAAGCTCTCACTCTCTCAGAGGACGGTAAAGTACAACATGTATTAGGTATTCACACCGACGTTACCCACCTGAATATGGAGATTGACCATAAAATTTCGTTTATCGGCGATGGGGTTCCATCTTACTACTCGCTGTCGACCGATGATGATTTTCATCCGGAAGAGATCGATTATCACACGCTTTTCACTTCTCGCGAAATAGAAATTCTGGGCAATATTGCCAAAGGAAAAACATTTGGAGAAATAGCAGAAATTCTAAATATTTCGCCACACACCATTAACACCCACAAAAAAAATATCCTGAAAAAAACCGATTGTAACAACACCACCGAACTGATTGCACGTTGCGTTCGCGAAGGAGTGATTTAG
- the nadD gene encoding nicotinate (nicotinamide) nucleotide adenylyltransferase, producing MSNIVTDILAPKTNLKLKIGLYFGSYNPVHIGHLAIANYMVEYTDIDQLWFVVSPHNPLKKKNNLLDDYQRLELVHRAVDGDDRFRASNIEFSLPKPSYTVDTLAYLKDQHPDYHFKILMGSDNLENFHKWKNYETILEDYGIIVYPRPGFDPDKVQVEKNITIAKDAPLMEISSSFIRIAIKEGKDVRHFVPQKSWEYLEEMNFYR from the coding sequence ATGAGTAACATCGTTACCGACATACTCGCACCTAAAACCAATCTGAAATTAAAGATTGGGCTTTACTTTGGCAGCTATAATCCTGTCCACATCGGGCATTTAGCCATTGCCAATTATATGGTGGAATACACCGATATCGATCAGCTGTGGTTTGTGGTGTCGCCACATAATCCGCTGAAGAAGAAAAACAATCTGTTGGACGATTATCAGCGTTTGGAGCTGGTGCACCGTGCAGTTGACGGCGACGACCGGTTTCGGGCATCAAATATCGAATTTAGTTTGCCAAAACCCAGCTACACGGTTGATACACTGGCTTATTTAAAAGATCAACATCCTGATTATCATTTTAAAATATTGATGGGTTCAGATAATCTGGAGAACTTTCATAAGTGGAAGAATTACGAAACCATACTTGAGGATTATGGAATAATCGTTTATCCTCGCCCCGGTTTTGATCCGGACAAGGTACAGGTGGAGAAAAACATCACAATAGCCAAAGATGCTCCGTTAATGGAAATTTCATCTTCGTTTATCCGCATAGCCATAAAAGAAGGTAAGGATGTGCGACATTTTGTTCCGCAAAAAAGCTGGGAGTACCTCGAAGAAATGAATTTTTACCGCTAA
- the gmk gene encoding guanylate kinase, with the protein MKGKLIIFSAPSGAGKTTIVKHLLQQGFDLEFSISATSREPRHTETHGKDYYFLSGEEFLAKVENDEFLEWEEVYKGTSYGTLKSEVERIREQGKNVVFDVDVVGGLNIKKYYGDEALAVFVQPPSVEELRNRLVGRSTDSEEKIAMRVAKAEHELSFAAQFDVVIINDKLEEAFDEAEKIIAEFLKS; encoded by the coding sequence ATGAAGGGAAAATTAATCATATTTTCGGCTCCATCGGGAGCCGGTAAAACCACCATAGTAAAACATTTATTACAGCAAGGTTTCGATCTTGAATTTTCAATCTCGGCCACCAGCCGCGAACCGCGCCACACCGAAACGCACGGTAAAGATTACTACTTTTTATCAGGTGAAGAGTTTTTGGCAAAAGTGGAAAATGATGAGTTTCTGGAGTGGGAAGAAGTGTACAAAGGAACCAGTTATGGTACCTTGAAAAGCGAAGTGGAACGTATTCGCGAGCAAGGCAAAAATGTGGTTTTTGATGTAGATGTTGTTGGTGGTCTGAACATTAAAAAATACTACGGCGATGAGGCTCTGGCTGTTTTTGTACAGCCTCCGTCGGTTGAAGAGTTGCGTAACCGCCTAGTTGGCCGATCGACCGACAGCGAAGAAAAGATTGCCATGCGTGTTGCCAAAGCCGAGCACGAACTAAGTTTTGCCGCGCAGTTTGATGTGGTGATTATAAACGACAAGTTGGAGGAGGCTTTTGATGAGGCCGAAAAAATTATTGCTGAATTTCTGAAAAGCTAA
- a CDS encoding YicC/YloC family endoribonuclease, with amino-acid sequence MIKSMTGFGKAEFEVNNKKITIEIKSLNSKQIDINTRTPALYREKDIIIRKAIAEKLVRGKVDFNIYVENLGDETNSKINEPILKGYYNQLNEISKELGLAVDQSTLQAAMRLPDVVKTEYETLDESEWGTIYSNILAALEDINSFREKEGNALESDILGNVKNISSLLKQVEPFEKQRIEALKVRLTDNLEALKMNGNVDENRFEQELIFYLEKLDINEEKVRLANHCEYFFETAKQNGASGKKLGFISQEIGREINTIGSKANETNIQRIVVQMKDHLERVKEQLLNVL; translated from the coding sequence ATGATAAAATCAATGACCGGCTTTGGTAAAGCTGAATTCGAGGTAAACAACAAAAAGATTACCATTGAAATTAAATCGCTAAACAGTAAACAAATCGATATCAATACCCGGACTCCCGCTTTGTATCGCGAAAAAGATATTATAATTCGTAAAGCGATTGCCGAAAAACTGGTACGCGGGAAAGTTGATTTTAACATTTATGTTGAAAACCTGGGCGACGAAACCAATTCAAAAATTAACGAGCCCATTCTGAAAGGTTATTACAATCAACTGAATGAGATCAGCAAAGAACTGGGATTGGCTGTTGACCAAAGTACTTTGCAGGCGGCTATGCGTTTGCCCGATGTGGTGAAAACCGAATACGAAACACTCGACGAATCAGAATGGGGAACCATTTACTCGAATATTCTGGCAGCGCTTGAGGACATAAATTCTTTTCGTGAAAAAGAAGGGAATGCACTTGAGTCTGATATTCTTGGCAATGTAAAGAATATCAGTAGTTTGTTAAAACAGGTTGAGCCGTTCGAGAAGCAGCGTATTGAAGCGTTGAAAGTTCGATTAACGGATAATCTGGAAGCGCTGAAAATGAATGGCAATGTAGATGAAAATCGTTTTGAGCAGGAACTGATTTTCTACCTCGAAAAACTGGACATTAACGAGGAGAAAGTTCGACTGGCCAACCATTGCGAGTATTTCTTTGAAACCGCAAAACAAAACGGTGCATCGGGTAAAAAGCTGGGTTTTATTTCGCAGGAGATTGGTCGCGAAATCAATACCATCGGCTCAAAAGCCAACGAAACCAATATTCAGCGTATCGTCGTGCAGATGAAAGACCATCTGGAGCGCGTAAAAGAACAATTGTTGAATGTTTTGTAA
- the mnmA gene encoding tRNA 2-thiouridine(34) synthase MnmA: protein MSRVVVGLSGGVDSSVAAWLLKEQGHEVIGLFMINYREREGVLTSSCTWEEDSLIAKMVAKKLDIPFHIVDLSKDYKQRVIDYMFAEYQAGRTPNPDVLCNREIKFDTFMEEALKFDADFVATGHYCRKSEVEVNGETIHQLLAGKDPNKDQSYFLCQLNQKQLSKAMFPVGELLKPEVRDIARQQNLPTAERKDSQGICFVGKVDLPTFLQQQLKPKVGNVIEIPAKFMEKKKQLEVSEENYKKLCFQFPYKPWNGEVIGEHQGAHFYTVGQRKGLNIGGRKEPLFVIGTDVKRNIIYVGEGFEHPGLYRKGLFVATENMHWIRPDLKMQVGEKRDFDIRIRYRQPLEKGTIHMKEDGAWFLFENEQRGITSGQFAAWYLDDELIGSGAIL, encoded by the coding sequence ATGAGCAGGGTAGTAGTAGGACTTTCCGGAGGGGTTGATTCGAGTGTAGCAGCCTGGCTGTTAAAGGAGCAGGGGCACGAGGTGATTGGGTTGTTTATGATTAACTACCGCGAACGTGAAGGTGTGCTTACCAGTTCGTGTACGTGGGAAGAAGACTCGCTGATTGCCAAAATGGTAGCCAAAAAACTCGATATCCCGTTTCATATTGTCGATTTAAGCAAAGACTATAAACAACGTGTTATCGATTATATGTTTGCCGAATACCAGGCCGGACGTACACCAAATCCCGATGTGCTTTGTAACCGCGAGATTAAATTCGACACTTTCATGGAAGAAGCCCTGAAGTTTGACGCCGATTTTGTGGCAACAGGGCATTATTGTCGCAAATCCGAAGTCGAGGTGAATGGGGAAACCATTCATCAGCTTTTAGCCGGAAAAGATCCGAATAAAGACCAGAGTTATTTCCTGTGTCAGCTGAACCAAAAGCAGCTGTCGAAAGCAATGTTCCCGGTAGGAGAGTTGTTAAAACCTGAAGTGCGCGATATTGCGCGTCAGCAAAACCTTCCAACTGCTGAGCGTAAAGATTCGCAGGGTATTTGTTTTGTAGGGAAAGTTGATCTTCCAACCTTCTTGCAGCAGCAGCTGAAACCCAAAGTGGGAAATGTAATTGAGATTCCGGCCAAATTCATGGAAAAGAAAAAGCAGCTTGAAGTTTCGGAAGAAAACTATAAAAAGCTGTGTTTCCAGTTTCCGTACAAACCCTGGAACGGCGAAGTGATCGGCGAACATCAGGGGGCACATTTTTATACTGTTGGGCAGCGTAAAGGTCTGAATATTGGTGGCCGTAAAGAGCCGCTTTTTGTAATTGGCACCGATGTAAAACGCAACATTATTTATGTGGGCGAAGGTTTCGAACATCCCGGTTTGTACCGCAAAGGATTGTTTGTAGCCACAGAGAATATGCACTGGATACGCCCCGACCTGAAAATGCAGGTTGGCGAAAAACGCGACTTTGATATCCGCATTCGGTACCGCCAGCCGCTGGAAAAAGGAACAATACATATGAAAGAAGACGGTGCCTGGTTTTTGTTCGAAAACGAACAACGGGGAATCACCTCAGGGCAATTTGCTGCCTGGTATTTGGATGATGAACTGATCGGTTCCGGAGCGATATTGTAA
- a CDS encoding class I SAM-dependent methyltransferase codes for MKGTVKAKTVDKYLSSIRLQIVELVEPNSTLIEFGCGNGDLLFKLSNKIKTGVGIDNSEELIEYAANRMKRDQVKNLEFKLLDILNDTYQESEKDYAIASLLLHILPWGKAVELTKKVIDNSGTTIICGFSEPENFTQNFLLWLDQRFTSHFSNFRNYRENGFTEGLLNSIQNIEYIRIDTFDPVIKIYKITKRNKT; via the coding sequence ATGAAAGGAACAGTTAAAGCAAAAACAGTTGATAAATATCTAAGTTCAATTCGTTTACAGATAGTAGAGCTGGTTGAACCAAATTCTACACTAATTGAATTCGGGTGTGGAAACGGAGACTTACTTTTTAAACTTTCTAACAAAATAAAAACAGGAGTTGGCATAGATAATTCGGAAGAATTGATAGAATATGCTGCCAACAGAATGAAAAGAGATCAGGTCAAAAATCTTGAATTCAAATTATTGGACATACTAAATGACACCTATCAGGAATCCGAAAAGGATTATGCTATCGCAAGTCTATTGTTGCATATCTTACCATGGGGAAAAGCAGTTGAGCTAACAAAAAAAGTGATCGATAATTCGGGGACAACTATTATTTGTGGGTTCAGCGAACCTGAAAACTTCACGCAGAATTTTTTGCTGTGGCTTGATCAAAGATTCACTAGCCACTTTTCTAATTTCCGTAACTACAGAGAAAATGGATTCACCGAAGGATTGCTGAATTCAATTCAAAACATTGAATATATAAGAATTGACACTTTTGACCCTGTGATTAAGATTTATAAAATAACTAAACGCAACAAAACTTAG
- a CDS encoding crosslink repair DNA glycosylase YcaQ family protein yields MKEYLSISQLRSLTLESQGLTKTFPFGTGKGAVLNALEHLGYLQIDTLAVVERAHHHTLWTRNPDYKAEYLDELVKERKVFEYWFHAASYLPMKDFRYALPQMSAIKRDASHYYNADPKVMKYVMDTIRAEGSKKARDFQSESKKTGEWGSWNPTKIAIERLFLQGDIMICERNGMQKTYNITERVLPKDIDLTEPDSMEFTEYLVKTYLRAYGFTTVKQITHLKKGEKIRKDVNEVLKVMLEEGLIQKMNIEGMPSVFIQSHLTKKVLSKKHSHIRFLSPFDNSIIHRDRIEQLFNFEYRLECYTPKEKRRYGYFCLPILFGDTFIGRMDCKAHRKEKRFEIIHLHIENQNIAIELWAQPFVEELKRFTSFNGCKSFILTKVSPQKLTDTLKHAIKNHGK; encoded by the coding sequence ATGAAGGAATATTTGAGCATATCGCAACTTCGTAGTTTGACATTAGAAAGTCAAGGATTAACAAAAACCTTCCCTTTTGGGACAGGGAAAGGTGCCGTGCTGAATGCTTTAGAGCATCTTGGCTATTTACAAATAGATACATTGGCGGTAGTTGAACGTGCACACCATCATACACTTTGGACAAGAAACCCTGACTATAAAGCGGAATATTTAGATGAACTGGTAAAAGAACGCAAGGTTTTTGAGTATTGGTTTCACGCAGCCTCCTATCTTCCAATGAAAGATTTTCGCTATGCGTTACCCCAAATGTCAGCTATCAAACGGGATGCATCACATTACTATAATGCCGACCCAAAAGTTATGAAGTATGTAATGGATACAATTCGTGCAGAAGGTTCGAAAAAGGCAAGGGATTTCCAGAGTGAAAGTAAAAAAACAGGAGAATGGGGGAGCTGGAACCCGACGAAAATAGCAATTGAAAGACTTTTTCTACAAGGAGACATCATGATTTGCGAACGAAATGGTATGCAGAAAACATATAACATTACAGAAAGAGTGCTACCTAAAGATATTGACTTAACAGAGCCTGATTCAATGGAATTTACTGAATATTTGGTAAAAACCTATCTGCGTGCTTATGGGTTCACAACTGTTAAACAAATTACACATCTAAAAAAGGGGGAAAAAATAAGAAAAGATGTCAATGAAGTTTTAAAGGTCATGCTTGAAGAAGGTTTAATACAAAAAATGAATATTGAAGGTATGCCCTCTGTATTCATACAAAGCCATCTAACAAAAAAAGTATTGAGCAAAAAGCATTCACATATCCGATTTTTATCGCCATTTGATAATTCAATTATTCACCGTGACCGGATTGAACAACTTTTCAACTTTGAATATCGCCTTGAATGTTATACCCCAAAAGAGAAAAGACGGTATGGCTATTTTTGTTTGCCGATACTATTTGGAGATACCTTTATTGGCAGAATGGACTGCAAAGCACATCGAAAAGAAAAACGATTTGAGATAATACACCTGCACATTGAAAATCAAAATATAGCTATTGAATTATGGGCACAACCTTTTGTAGAAGAACTAAAAAGGTTCACTTCTTTTAATGGTTGTAAATCTTTTATTCTTACAAAAGTAAGCCCGCAAAAATTAACCGACACGTTAAAACATGCTATAAAGAATCATGGAAAATAA